DNA sequence from the Arthrobacter jinronghuae genome:
TGCAATCCTGACCGGCATTAAAGAATGCGAATTCGGCAACAGCTGTGGCGGTCCGGTCCAGGTCTGCGTCTGCAAATACGACTGCGGGGGCTTTGCCGCCGAGTTCCAGGTGGGCCCGTTTGAGAGTCTTTGCCGCTCCGGAGGCCACGGCGATGCCCGCCCGCACTGATCCGGTGATGGAAACCAGGCCGGGCACGGGGTGTTCAACCATCAGCTCACCGGTGGCACCGGTGCCAAGGACAACATTGAACACGCCGGCAGGGAAAATGTCTGCCGCAAGGCGGGCCAGGACCAAGGTGGATTCGGGGGTGGTGTCGGAGGGCTTGAGCACCACGGTGTTTCCCGCGGCAAGCGCAGGACCGATCTTCCAGACCGCCATCAGCAGCGGGTAGTTCCACGGAGCCACTTGGGCAACGACGCCGATCGGCTCGCGACGGATGAAGGAGGTAAACCCTTCCATATACTCGCCGGCGGATTTGCCCTCCAACAGTCTGGCAGCGCCGGCAAAGAAGCGGAGTTGATCCGCCCCGACAGCCACTTCTTCTGCGGCAATCAGTGTACGGACCTGACCCGTATTGCGGTGCTGGGCTTCCACCAATTCGTCGGAATGGGCCTCAAAGGCATCCGCCAGACGAAGCAGCATTCGCTGGCGTTCGCTGGGAGTGGTCCGCTTCCACGTGCGGAACGCTGCCGCGGCGGCGTCCATGGCCGCGTCGACGTCGGCCTGCACGGATACGGGCGACACGGCCACCACTTCGCCGTTCGTGGGATTCACGACATCGAGCACATCGGTTCCGCGGGACGGGACAAACTCACCGTTGATGAAGTTCTGCAGTGTCTCAGCCATGCCGGACGTCCTTTCGGGGCGGGCGGGTGCGTATTCGGTTAGCTCAAACCTACTGTGAAGCGCAGGTCACACATACGGTCGCCTGCACAGCCTCGCCCGATGATGGCAGTGCAATCGCCTAAAGCCAGCGGCCCTATAGTGGTGCAATGTCGATCACACTTTCAGACCTGCTGGCGGCAGGCGGGTTGAACCTGACGCGCCACGGGTCGGCGCCCCTGTCTCCACGGCCTATCCAGTGGGTCGCGGTGACCGAACTCGAGGATCCCTCTCCGTTCCTCGGCGGCGGAGAGGTGGTGCTGACTACGGGCCTGCGGCACCGCAGCGGCGCGGCCCAGCAACGCTTTGTGCAAAGCGTGGAGCGAGCTGGAGTGATAGGAATCGGTTTCGGCACCGGACTCAGCCATGGCTCGGTGCCGGCTTCCCTGCTCGCCGAGGCGGACCGCCTGGGCGTGCCCGTCTTCGAGGTCCCCTACGGCACGCCGTTTATGGCTCTGGGGAAGCTGGTTGCTGATTCACTTTCCGCCCAGCATGTCGCCCAGCTGCACCAATTGCTTTCCGGTCATCAGGTACTGGCAGAGGCACTGCTCAGCGGCAAGGGCCTGCCACGGCTGCTGGCAGAACTCTCCCGGCTGGTAGAGGCGGACGTTGCCCTCTTTCAATACGGTGCACCGGTCTTCGCTACCTCCGACACGGATGCCTCCTGGCGGCGGATTCCCGTCCCCACGGGAATGCGGGACCGCTGCACACTGGCCATTGCCGAACCGTCGGTACAGCCGGACATCATTGCCTATGCGCAAAGCCTGATCGGCGTGGAGCTGAGCAACCAGGCCGCCAGACGGGCAAGCAGCAGGGCGGTCGCCGGCCAGCTCCTGGGAGACGTGGTGGATGGCCGGCTCGCAGGTCCGGACGCAGCTGTGAGGTTGCAGGCAGCGGGCATCGACTCGGGTCTGCGGCAAGCCATACTCCTGGTGGAAGTAGCATCCGGCCAGATCCGCACCCTGCCTACGCTGCCGTTGCCGGCCGCATTCATTGACGTGCCCACGGCCATCCATGAAAACCTGCTGGCCGTGGTTGTTCCGGCTGCCGACG
Encoded proteins:
- a CDS encoding PucR family transcriptional regulator, whose product is MSITLSDLLAAGGLNLTRHGSAPLSPRPIQWVAVTELEDPSPFLGGGEVVLTTGLRHRSGAAQQRFVQSVERAGVIGIGFGTGLSHGSVPASLLAEADRLGVPVFEVPYGTPFMALGKLVADSLSAQHVAQLHQLLSGHQVLAEALLSGKGLPRLLAELSRLVEADVALFQYGAPVFATSDTDASWRRIPVPTGMRDRCTLAIAEPSVQPDIIAYAQSLIGVELSNQAARRASSRAVAGQLLGDVVDGRLAGPDAAVRLQAAGIDSGLRQAILLVEVASGQIRTLPTLPLPAAFIDVPTAIHENLLAVVVPAADANVLAAELSAYLFGAGLTAKVGIGGSYTEAAGLRWSYYEAREALRNGAAVNEPDRLNLTSLLMASRDVPLSDLAAEALDPLIAFDKKHGAQLIPTLDTYLLLNGSVAAVAADLGLHRNTVRYRLAQIAELTGYDPAVTADRVHLYLALNVRRLGS
- a CDS encoding gamma-aminobutyraldehyde dehydrogenase; this translates as MAETLQNFINGEFVPSRGTDVLDVVNPTNGEVVAVSPVSVQADVDAAMDAAAAAFRTWKRTTPSERQRMLLRLADAFEAHSDELVEAQHRNTGQVRTLIAAEEVAVGADQLRFFAGAARLLEGKSAGEYMEGFTSFIRREPIGVVAQVAPWNYPLLMAVWKIGPALAAGNTVVLKPSDTTPESTLVLARLAADIFPAGVFNVVLGTGATGELMVEHPVPGLVSITGSVRAGIAVASGAAKTLKRAHLELGGKAPAVVFADADLDRTATAVAEFAFFNAGQDCTAITRVLVEDSVHDALVDKLVAAAKELKTGSDNDEENYFGPLNNINHFNAVNAVIEALPAHCRVETGGRRAGSKGFFFEPTVITGARQDDDVVQKETFGPVITVQKFDTEEQAVEMANDVEYALASSVWTTNHGRAMRLSRDLDFGAVWINTHIMLTAEMPHGGFKSSGYGKDLSMYGVEDYTRIKHVMTALDA